In Bacillus pumilus, the sequence ATGAGCAAGCAAGTAAAGGATCGTCAAGCAATAAGGGTGGAGAGAAAGTGTTAACCATAAATAACGAAAACGAACCGACGTCGTTTGATCCGCCGATTGGTTTTAATAATGTATCTTGGCAAGGGCTGAATAACTTAATGGAGGGGTTAACGAGACTGAATGAAAAGCACGAACCATCTCCTGCAATGGCAGAAAAATGGGAGATTTCAGAGGACGGGAAAACGTACACATTCCATTTAAGAGATGGTATCAAGTGGTCGAATGGTGATCCAGTCAAAGCGAGCGACTTTGAATATGCTTGGAAGCGGCTGTTAGATCCGAAAACAGGATCTTCTGCATCGTTCTTAGCATACATGATTGAAGGAGGCGAGGCATTTAACAGCGGCAAAGGAAAGAAAGAAGACGTGAAAGTCACCGCTGTAAATGACAAAACGCTTGAAGTCCAACTTGCGTACCCGCAGAAATCTTTCTTAAATATGACCGCAAATCCTGCCTTTTTCCCTGTGAATGAGAAGGTGGCAGGGAAAGATCCGAACTGGGCGAAGGATGCCAAAACCTTTGTCGGGAATGGACCGTTTAAGCTCACAGAGTGGAAGCATGACGAGAGCTTCACAATGGAAAAAAGTGAGACGTATTGGGACAAAAAAATGGTTAAGCTGGATCAAGTGAAATGGCTGATGATCAGTGATCGAAACACAGATTATCAAATGTATCAATCAGGAGATTTAGATACTGCCTTTGTCCCAGCAGAGCAAAGTGAAAATCTGCTGAAAAATAAAGATGTACAAATTGAAGATCAGGCCGGACTGTTCTTTTATCGTCTGAATGTGAATATGGAACCTTTTCAAAATAAGAACATTCGCAAAGCCTTTCAAATGGCCATCAACCCGCAAGATATCGTGGATTATGTGACGAAAAATGAAGAGAAGCCAGCACGTGCCTTCGTCTCGCCGGGGATTCTAGATTCAAAGGGTGAGGATTTCAGAGAAGCTCGCGGCGATCTTGTGAAAAATGATAAGAGTGAAGCTGCGAAGCTGTTAGAAAAAGGGCTGAAGGAAGAAAACTATTCGAAGCTGCCGCCCGTCACATTAACATATAGTACAAAGCCTGAGAACAAGAAAAAGGCGGAAGCCATTCAGCAGCAATTAAAAGAAGCGCTAGGTGTAGACGTGAAGCTTGCGAACATGGAAGCGAATGTGTTTGCAGAAGATCAAAAAGCACTGAAATTCCAATTCTCGCAAAGTTCATTTTTAGCAGATTATGCAGATCCGATCAATTTCCTAGAGAGCTTCCAAACAGGGAATGCGATGAACCGGACAGGGTGGTCAAATGACACCTATGATCAGCTGATCAAAAAGGCGAGCCAAGAAGCAAATGAACAAAAGAGAAACAGCATTCTGCATGATGCGGAGGCACTTCTCATTGAAGAAGCACCGATCATTCCGATACATTTTTATAACCAAGTACATCTACAAAAAGAAGGCGTGAAGGGCATTGTCCGTCACCCTGTTGGTTATATCGATTTGAAATGGGCGCAAGTAGATGGAGAGTAAATGAAGTAAATGTGGTAAAGGGACGCTTTGAAAAAAGCGTCTCAGCGTGTAGACAAACCCTCGCATTCGGTGTCAGTCCTGCGTGCCGGTGCTCACGAATCTCAAATTCGTTCCGCTCCGGTACTCGTCCTTCCTAGACTTCAAGGGCTTTCTATCACGCTGAAAAGAAGACAAAGGGCTAAAATAAAGGTCATTTTAGCCCTTTGTCAACAATCTTGGACGCTTTGAAAAAAGCGTCTGTTCCTTTATTCGTTCATGTTATGAAGAAGATGCCCATAGATTGAAAGAAAAAGAGAAAGAGGGGATATGGCATGAACCAGCTGCCAGCGGCACTTCAAACAGGGGATACGGTGGGGGTTATTGCACCAGCAAGCCCGCCTGATGAGCTGAAATTAGCAAAAGGGATTGCCTTTTTAGAAAGCCTTGGGCTGAAGGTGAAAAAAGGGAAGTATATTGACTGCCGGTATGGGTATTTAGCAGGCCGCGATCATAAGCGAGTAGAAGATCTTCATCGCATGTTTCAAGATCCAGAAGTGAAGGCCGTTATTTGTGCTTGCGGAGGATACGGGACTGGAAGAATTGCGGAAGCGATTGATTATGACCTCATTCGCCGGAACCCAAAAATCTTTTGGGGTTATAGTGATATTACGTTTTTACATACGGCCATCCAGCAGCAGACGGGTCTTGTGACCTTTCATGGCCCGATGCTTTCCTCTGATGTGGGATGTGAGGAGGTCCATCCGTATACGAAGGATACTTTTTTGCAGCTGTTCACTCCGAAGACCTTTACGTATGCGCATCACCTGTCACCACTTCAAACCTTCTATCACGGCACTGCCTCAGGCGAAATCACAGGAGGGAACCTTGCCCTGATCGTGACAACACTTGGTACACCGTTTGAGATCGATACGAAGGGGAAGCTTTTGTTCATTGAAGATATTGACGAAGAACCATATAAAATCGATCGAATGATGCAGCACCTTACATCTGCTGGCAAATTGGAGGATGCGGCTGGATTCATCATAGGGGATTTTCATCAATGTGAGCCAAAAAAGAAAGAGCATTCCTTAACGCTGGAAGAGCTATGGGAGACCTATATTGTGCCGCAAAAGAAACCTGCACTTGGCGGCTTTCGGATCGGTCATTCATCTCCGAACTTTGCCATCCCAATAGGCGTGCAGGCTGCACTAGATGCGACGGGGAAAAAACTGCATATTTCTCCAGGTGTCGCAGCGAAAGAGGCGATCAAATGAAAATCGTAGATGTTCGTACATGCAGAACGAGTGTACCGCTAAAGAAGCCGTTCAAAACCGCTTTAAGAACGGTGTATGACGCAGCATCTCTCATCGTGATCATCACATATGATCAAGGGGACATCAGCTACGGAGAGGCAGTCCCAACATCGGTGATTACAGGTGAAACGCTGGAAAGCATCGACTATGCCATCTGTGAAGTGATCAGGCCGATCTTGCTCGGGGCTTCATTGTCGCAATATGAACAAATCTTTTCAGCTATAGACCGTGTGCTCGCTTGCAACACAAGTGCAAAGGCTGCAATTGATATGGCGATTTATGATGGCTTAGCGAAACAGGCAGGGCTTCCACTTTATCAATACCTTGGCGGATATCGCGATCAGCTTGAAACCGATTATACAGTCAGTGTAAACCGGCCGCTAGAGATGGCAGAAGATGCGAAGCAATACGTAGCTGAAGGCTTTCATACTTTAAAGATAAAAGTAGGAAAAGATGACATAGACACTGATATTCAGCGCATCAAGCGGATTCGAGAAAAAGTCGGGCCGGATATTCAGATCAGGCTCGATGCAAACCAGGGCTGGACGTGGAAGGAAGCGATCGTGGCCATTCGAAAAATGGAGGCGCTGAATATCGAACTAGTTGAGCAGCCAGTGCCTAAAGAAGATATCGAAGGCCTGCGCCGGGTGACGGAAGCCACAGACACGTTGATTATGGCGGATGAAAGCATTTTCGGGTTCCATGATGCGATCAAGGTGCTTGAAACGAGAAGCTGTGATCTGATGAATTTAAAATTAATGAAATCAGGTGGTATAAAAGAAGCACTGAAAATCAATGGTTTAGCAGAAGCTTACGGCGTAAAGTGCATGGTTGGCAGTATGATTGAGAGCAAAATTGGCATTACAGCAGCCGCTCATCTCGCCGCAAGCCAGCCGAATATTACCCGCTACGACTTTGATGCCCCGCTTATGCTAAAAGAGGACTTAATAGACGGAGGAATCGTGTACAAAGGAAAAAATATATTCTTTCCACCACATCATGGGTTAGGCATTCAAGGAGTGAAAGGAGTCTCGTGATGATATATGAATCAAAGGTTCCAGTCGCGAATGTATGGACAGCGCCGCAGTCGCCAAGAGAAATTGATCGAAAGATTCTTCAGGGTTCCGTCAAAATCAAAGAGTGGATTAACCAGCAAACCTACGAAGAAAAATTGGCTTTATGTGAAGAAAATCTGATTCAATCGCAAGTGCTGCTCGGCGAACGAGTCATTGGATTAAAAGAGACAGACGGATGGATGAAAGTCGTCATCCCGCAGCAGGCAAGCCGGAAACATCCGCAAGGCTATCCTGGCTATATCCCTATTCAGCAATTAAAGCAAGTAACGGAGGAAGGTGCGCCAGCTACAACCCATGTCGTAGGTCAGAAAAAAGCCGTGTTATATCAAAAAGGGAAAGCGGATATGGAGGTTAGTTTTTTAACAGAGCTGGCAGCGGTTGAAGAAGCCAGTGATCACTTTCATGTTCTTACCCCAGTAGGAAGGAGAGAAATCAAAAAAGAGGATGTGCGTCCGGTTTCATTGCCTTTCACTATGACGGGTAAGGATGCCTTAGACATTGGAAAACAATTTATCGGGCTTTCGTATTTATGGGGCGGCATGAGCAGCTTTGGCTACGACTGTTCCGGTTTTGCTTACAGCATGTACAAAGCGTGCGGATATCTTTTGCCAAGAGATGCAAGCGAACAAGCAGTTCAAGGAACCCCGGTCACATCAAGCCATTTAGAACCAGGTGATCTGATGTTTTTTGCAAATGAAAATGGCAAGGGAGCTGTTCGCCATGTTGGGATATATGCGGGGGATGGCCTCATGCTTCACTCGCCTAAAACCGGTAGACAAATTGAGCTTCTTTCCCTTTCTGGCACTTCATATGAGAGAGAATGGGCAGGTGCAAGGCGGTATTTGCCAAGCGAAAGGGGGAAGGTGTGATGGCAGTTGAACCACTTTTACAAGTCAACAATCTCAAAAAACATTTTCATCTATCCAAAGGAAAAACCTTAAAAGCATTAGACGGCGTCTCTTTTCAGCTGAAACAAGGTGAAACCTTTGGTCTCGTTGGTGAATCTGGCTGCGGGAAATCCACACTTGGGAAAGTGCTCATGCGGCTTTACGACCCGACAGATGGTGAAGCCTTGTATGAAGGGAAAAGTCTTCACCACCTGTCTAAAAGTGAAGCATTTGATTTCAATAGACAAATCCAAATGGTGTTTCAAGATCCGTATTCATCTTTAAACCCAAGGCTGTCAGTAAAAGATATTATGCTCGAACCGATGGAGATCCATAACCTTTATGGGAGTCAAAAGAAGAGGATTGCCCGCGTGAAAGAACTACTTGAAGCGGTAGGGCTAAGCTATGATTTCGCCACCCGCTATCCGCACGAATTTAGCGGAGGACAGAGGCAGAGAATAGGAATTGCAAGAGCACTTGCCTTAGCCCCAAAATTTATTGTGGCAGATGAGCCGATTTCTGCACTAGATGTATCTGTTCAAGCACAGGTCGTGAATGTGCTGAAAAAGCTGCAAAAAGAGGAAGGATTAACGTTTCTATTCATTGCGCATGATTTGTCTATGGTCAAATATATCAGCGATCGAATTGGTGTGATGTATTTAGGACATCTCGTGGAAATGACGAGCAGTGATGCTTTATATAAGACGCCGCTGCATCCGTATACACAGGCTCTGCTATCTGCTATCCCCATTCCAGATCCTGACGTGGAAGACAAGCGCAAAAGATTCATTTTAAAAGGAGAAATTCCAAGTCCAGTGAACCCGCCAAGCGGCTGTGTATTTCGAACAAGATGTCCTGCCGCCATGGACATCTGTGCTGAAAAAAAGCCAACATTACAAGCAGCAGAAGAAGGACATGAAGTCGCCTGTCATTTATACGATAGGAAATAACGCCATGCCATGGCATAGGACAAGCCGCATAAAAGCCAGCAAGTAGACAAACTGTTCTACAAGCTGGCTTTTTTGTATTTATGAACGCTTAATAGGCAGTGTGCAGCATCTAAAAGAGCCGCCAGATTTAATGATTTCTGAAAAATCCACTTCAATGACGGTGTAGCCGTGAGCGGTTAATGCAGCATTTGTTTCTTGATTGATCGGTAAGCTGATCACTTTTTTCTTCCCAATGGATAGAACATTGGGTCCAAGTGTGAATTGCTCTTGTTCACTTATTTCAATCAGGTCATAATGCTTTTTGAGCAAGTGAAGATCCTTTTTGGTGAAGGCTTCAGGGTAAATCAATATCTCCTCATGAGAAAGAATATTCATCACACAATCGAGATGCAAAATGTGAGGAGGAAGATGAATGGGAATGATGTCGTGATCCGGCAGCTCTTTTTTTAGCTGATGGATAGCGGCTGGATTTGTTCTTTTGCTCGTTCCAACAAATACACGGGTCTGATCCACAAGCACATCGCCGCCTTCAATCGTTCCATCTGTCACGGTGACGGTTGTCCATCCCTTTGCCTGAGCCCACTCTTTTAAGGATTGTTCTTCCCCTTGCCGAACCGAAGCGGCCATGTTTGACACAAATAAGGTATGTCCAATCGTAAACCCAATATCCCGAGTGAAGACTTGTTCAGGAAAGCGGTCATTTGCAGGAAGCAGGGTAGGCCGTACATGATGGTGTTTTAACGTTTGAATCAGCTGCTTATGCTGAGCCACTGCTTTGATTTGAGAAATATTTTCTCTAGCAAAATGCTTTTGGGTTTCGTTGATGATTTGTTTGATTTCCATATAGATAGGGCTGCATAAGAGGACTTCTTGTAAAGCATCATATTCACTCATACAGTGCGGCGTTTTGTACACTTTCTCTGATTTCATAGAATCCATCAAATGGCCTCCTTGTTCGTAGATAGTTCTATTATTCCTCCTTCTAGTAAATGTTGAAACATTTCCGAAAGAAAATCTCTCATGTGAGACTAAAGCAAAAAGTTTAGACAAACCTAAAAGAATAGTGTTTAATAAAAAGCGTTCCGCATCAAAGAAATCAGCAAGAAGGGGCTATGATGATGAGTGAAGAAAATTTCAAGTATTGTAAAGAATCAAAAGTCGTTAAAACAAGCAGGGTATTCCCTCTCGATACGAATAACCATCAAACATTATTTGGCGGTAAATTAATGAGTTATATAGATGATATTGCCTCCATCTCGGCAGCAAGACACAGCCGATGTGAAACGGTCACGGCATCAATGGATTCAGTTGATTTTTTAGAGCCGATTGGACAAAAAGAGTCTGTATGCTTAGAGTCCTATGTCACATGGGTCGGCACATCTTCTATGGAAGTATTCGTCAAAGTCATCAAAGAAAACTTAATGTCTGGAGAGCGCAGACTCGCAGCGACTTCATTTCTTACCTTTGTCTCGCTAGATGAAAATGGGAAGCCAAAGAAAGTCCCACAAGTCATGCCGGAAACAGAGGAAGAAATCATGCTGCATCAAACAGCGAAGCAGCGAGCAGAGGAAAGAAAAAGCCGCCGAAAGCATAGTAAAGCATTGGCTGACGCACTTGGGACAGATAAACCATGGGCGTAAAAATCACCCTTTAAGCGGTGATTTTTTTCTATTATGGTATCTTGCATGACAAGGTAGTATGTGGTAAGATGAAGCTATCTTGTGGTGCAAGGTACTGAAATCGGAGGAATAATGATGACAACATCAACACAAATGCTAAAAGGAATTTTAGAAGGCTGCCTGCTGTCGATTATTTCTGAAGGTGATATTTATGGGTATGAAATGACGAAGAAGCTCGCGCATTATGGATTTGATCAAATTAGTGAAGGAAGTATTTATCCGATTCTGCTGCGTATGCAAAAAGAACAGCTGGTCAGCACGGTCACAAAAGCATCAGCAAGCGGGCCGAAAAGGAAATACTATACGCTCACTCAAGCGGGAGAACATGCGCTAACAGATTTTATTGCACGCTGGAATGAGCTGTCAGGAAATGTAGAGCGCTTATTACATAAAAGGAAGTGAGAATATGGTAACTAAAGAAACAAGACACATATTACTAGAGCTGAAACTCTATCTCATATCAAAGGGGAAAAATGAGGACGAAATTGACGAGGTCATGGATGAATTGACAACACACGCTGTCGAGGCTGAGAAAGATGGCAAATCAGGTGAGGATATATTTGGCGGAGATCCGCGGGGCTTTGCTGATGAACTGGCAAAAGAGCTTTCAAGACATCATAAAGACTGGGTTCCATTTGTCAGTGCCTTTTTGATTGGGTCGCTCTTTTACATGATTTTAGCAGACGCAGTCAGTCAAAGCTTATCGTATTCTTGGTACGCACTGATTGGTTACCCGCTCATTTTAGTGGCCAATGTCATCATAACGATTGTGATGTTTAGAGCGTCTGCCTTTCAAACAAGCCGCCGGGCATTTTTCTATTTTTGGATCTTAGGGATCTTTCAGCTGACGGCCATGATCACAGTGAAATTATTGGATCAAAAGCTCGGTACACCATTACTTGTGCTTACTTCAAGCCAAAGATGGGGCGTCATCCTTCTGATGTTGCTTTGTATCGTCGTATTTAATGCAATCTTAAAGGCGAATGTCGTTTCACTGATTCCGATTATTTTTTTCGGACCGCAGCTCATATTCGAATGGATTGGCTGGACGTCACCAAGTGTGCTTCTGCTCACAAGCCTGCTATCTGTTGTCATCTTAATATTGCTCACGCTAGTTGTCTTGCGGAGAACAAACAAGAAAAATGAAAATACCATGTAAAACAGAGCACATCCTATACGATGTGCCTCAGCGTGAGGACAAACCCTCGCATTCGGTGTCACTCCTGTGTGCCGGTGCTCACGAATGTCAAATTCGCTCCGCTTCGGTACTTGTCCTTCCTAGACTTCAAGGGTTTTCATATCACGCTGAAAAGAAGACAAAGAGATAAAATAATCTTTATTTTAGCCCTTTGTCAACAATCTGGAGCGCATCCTATATGATGTGCTTTTCTTTTTCTAAAAAAATGTAGAAATGGAATCATGTTTTTCATTACAATGGGAAGAGGACAAAAATGAAAAGGGGTTCTGTTTTTGGATATTGTATGGGGGTATATACTCGTTTTTGTATTGGCTGCTTTGCCTTTTTTTGAAGTGGTTGGTGTCGTTCCGCTGGCAATCTTAAGTGGACTGCATCCTGTGACATCAGCGGTGATTGGGTTCATCGGCAACTTTCTTACAGTCTTTCTTCTCATTGTCTTCGTTGACCGGTTTAAAGCATGGCGGTTGAAGAGAAAAGAAGATAAAAGTGATGAAAAAGGGGAGAAAAAGCAGCTGCGGGCCAGAAAAATTTGGGAACGATATGGTCTTCCTGGTCTTGCACTCGTCGGTCCTTTTATCATTGGCAGTCATTTAGCGGCTTTTATGTGTATGAGCTTCGGTACGAAAAGAAAACAAGTGGCGGTGTGGATGACAGTCAGCTTAATGATGTGGACAGCACTAGCAGCTAGTTTAACCGGTGCGGGCTTTCAATACTTTGCCCCGGAATCAAATGGATTGTTTGGAGATATCTTTAGCAAGTAAGCGAGGGGAGGAGAATAGGTGAAAAATCAGACACGGACAGTGCTCGAAACAGAACGCCTTAGCCTTAGAACAATGAATGAGCATGATGCACCATTCTTATATGAAAAGTTGTTCCAAGATGAAGAAGTCATGAAGTATTATCCTTCTTTAAAGGATGAAAAACAGACGAAAGAGTGGATTGCCTGGAATCAAAAAAATGACCGCATGTACCATACCTCCCTGTGGGTCATTGAAGATAAAGAAACGAAGGAACCGCTTGGACAAAGCGGAATTGTGCTGCAAAACATTGAAGGACAAACTGAGCTTGAAATTGGCTATATGCTAAAAAGAGCGGCGTGGGGAAAGGGGTATGCTGTTGAGGCCGCACGAGGCTGTCTGACATACGGCTTTGAAGAAATGAAGGTCAGACGAATGGTAAGCTTAATTCGTCCTGAAAATGAAGCGTCAGTGAAGATCGCTTTAAAAATGGGCATGAAAAAAGAAAAAACCATTTCAAAATGGGATCAAATCATTGATGTATACAGCATCACCCGTGACGGAGAAATCGGCTCGCTTGAACAATAAAGAGAGCCGATTTTTCTTTTATACACGCTGTTCTAACTGAAGTAAATATTTCTTGCGTTCAATTCCTCCGCCATATCCGCCAAGCTCACCGCTTGTTTGAATCACACGGTGGCAGGGAATGATAATCGCCAATTGATTGGCACCATTTGCATTGCCAACCGCCCGAACCAAATGAGGATCGCCAAGCATGATGGCAAGATCTCGATACGATCTCGTTTCGCCTGGCGGAATGCGTAAGAGAAGATCCCACACCTTTTTCTGAAATGGGGTGCCATGTAAGGAAAATGGCACAGTAAACTGCGTGAGTTTTTTTTCAAAATATAAGGCCAATTCCTTTGCTAATTGCTGATGAACGTTTGTTTCTCCAACTAAAATACGGGCATGATGCTTCTTTCTCATGGTCTCAATTTCTTTTTCAAGCCCCCGCCTGTCCATAAATTCCAGTAAATACACATGTGTGGCATCTGTCACGCTGATCATCCGCCCGATCGGTGTAGAAATAAAATTGGCATGCAGGATGTTGACCTGTGCTTTTTTAGGTGGATTCCCCATAATTTTCGTAAATGCATCATTGAAGGCACTAGAAGATTCATAGCCGAAGGTGACTTGCTGATCAATGACTTTTTTTCCGTTCAGAATTTCTTTAAAGGCAAGTCCCATACGGCGTGATCTAGCATATTGAACAAAGGTCATTCCGTAGATTTCTTTAAATTTTCTTCGCGCCGTTGCAGAGTGAATCCCTAATTGGCGAAAGTCTTCTTCTTTCCATCGTTTCTCAGGACTTTTTTCAACTGCTGAAACGAGTGTTTCGACTTCTTCTGGAATGCTGTTAGGGAATGTTAATGGTGTGCAGCGTTTGCACGGGCGATACCCTGCTAGCAGTGCTTCTTCTGCTGTAAAGAAAAACTCACAGTTTTCATATTTCGGTTTTCTGGCGGTACATGTGGCATGGCAGAAGATGCCGGTTGTTTTGATGCCAGCAAAAAATGTGCCGTCATATTGCGGATTTTTTTCAACAAGTGCTTGATAAAATGCATGTTTTTGTTCGTCGGTCATCATCATATGATCCACCCCTTGTTTTCCTATAAAATGATTGATTTTGTTATTCATGATTTCTCTACGGTCTGACACAGAACGAATCATTTGTACACACAAAGGCATGACCTTAATCGTTCATAAAATGGATCTTGTTTCATTATATCAGCCAAGTACTAAAAGCGGTTTTCGATATCATGACATCCGTTTGGTTCGAAGCTCGCAGCACGGTCTCATGATTTCCTCTTGCTATGATTTAGTATACTTCGGCTCACATCACTTTCTTTCGAAAAATGAACAAGTATATTTGATTGAGAAGGTAAAGCAGTAGACCGGCATACTGGGGTGTGATACAATTTTTTCATACAGAATCTGCTCTATGGCAGGTCTGCTTATGATGAATTGGTTTTCTAGGGTTCCGTGCGGCGACGCAGTCTGGACCGAGAGAAAACACATAGGGTCTTTAGAATAGACCATATGGACACGGAGGGATAAAAGCCCGGGAGATTTGATCAAACGATCGATTTCCGGGCTTTTTTTGTTGCATGGAATCGGTAAGAAAGGAAGAGATCGGATGAAATGGGGAAATGTATTCATTGCGGCCATATTTGAAGTCGGCTGGGTGATGGGACTGAAATATGCCCACTCCCTCTTGGAATGGAGCGCAACCATCGTTTGTATTATCGTAAGCTTTTATTTACTCATGAAAGCAACGAATGTGCTGCCAGTTGGTACACTTTATGCCGTCTTTACCGGGCTTGGAACAGCAGGTACCGTCATCTTAGGCATGGTACTCGGTGAACCGGTTCAGCTTGTTAAATTACTGCTGATCATGATGCTTTTGTGCGGTGTATTAGGACTGAAACTGACAACAGGTGAAGAGAAAGGAGAGGCTGAATCTTGAGCTGGCTTTTACTCATTGGTGCAGGCATCTTAGAAATGCTTTGTGTCACCATGATGAATCAATTCCAGAAAGATCGACATCTGAAATGGATTTTATTCATTGCAGCTGGATTTTCGCTGTCCTTTCTGATGCTGTCTCTTGCGATGAATACAATTCCGATGGGAACAGCGTATGCCATTTGGACTGGAATTGGAGCTGCAGGAGGCGCCATTGTCGGCATGCTGTTTTACGGCGAGTCGAAAGAGGCGAAACGCATTTTCTTTATC encodes:
- a CDS encoding S66 peptidase family protein → MNQLPAALQTGDTVGVIAPASPPDELKLAKGIAFLESLGLKVKKGKYIDCRYGYLAGRDHKRVEDLHRMFQDPEVKAVICACGGYGTGRIAEAIDYDLIRRNPKIFWGYSDITFLHTAIQQQTGLVTFHGPMLSSDVGCEEVHPYTKDTFLQLFTPKTFTYAHHLSPLQTFYHGTASGEITGGNLALIVTTLGTPFEIDTKGKLLFIEDIDEEPYKIDRMMQHLTSAGKLEDAAGFIIGDFHQCEPKKKEHSLTLEELWETYIVPQKKPALGGFRIGHSSPNFAIPIGVQAALDATGKKLHISPGVAAKEAIK
- a CDS encoding dimethylarginine dimethylaminohydrolase family protein — encoded protein: MDSMKSEKVYKTPHCMSEYDALQEVLLCSPIYMEIKQIINETQKHFARENISQIKAVAQHKQLIQTLKHHHVRPTLLPANDRFPEQVFTRDIGFTIGHTLFVSNMAASVRQGEEQSLKEWAQAKGWTTVTVTDGTIEGGDVLVDQTRVFVGTSKRTNPAAIHQLKKELPDHDIIPIHLPPHILHLDCVMNILSHEEILIYPEAFTKKDLHLLKKHYDLIEISEQEQFTLGPNVLSIGKKKVISLPINQETNAALTAHGYTVIEVDFSEIIKSGGSFRCCTLPIKRS
- a CDS encoding acyl-CoA thioesterase; this translates as MSEENFKYCKESKVVKTSRVFPLDTNNHQTLFGGKLMSYIDDIASISAARHSRCETVTASMDSVDFLEPIGQKESVCLESYVTWVGTSSMEVFVKVIKENLMSGERRLAATSFLTFVSLDENGKPKKVPQVMPETEEEIMLHQTAKQRAEERKSRRKHSKALADALGTDKPWA
- a CDS encoding ABC transporter ATP-binding protein encodes the protein MAVEPLLQVNNLKKHFHLSKGKTLKALDGVSFQLKQGETFGLVGESGCGKSTLGKVLMRLYDPTDGEALYEGKSLHHLSKSEAFDFNRQIQMVFQDPYSSLNPRLSVKDIMLEPMEIHNLYGSQKKRIARVKELLEAVGLSYDFATRYPHEFSGGQRQRIGIARALALAPKFIVADEPISALDVSVQAQVVNVLKKLQKEEGLTFLFIAHDLSMVKYISDRIGVMYLGHLVEMTSSDALYKTPLHPYTQALLSAIPIPDPDVEDKRKRFILKGEIPSPVNPPSGCVFRTRCPAAMDICAEKKPTLQAAEEGHEVACHLYDRK
- a CDS encoding peptide ABC transporter substrate-binding protein, giving the protein MRKKGWIVSVCLLTIMLLAGCTANEQASKGSSSNKGGEKVLTINNENEPTSFDPPIGFNNVSWQGLNNLMEGLTRLNEKHEPSPAMAEKWEISEDGKTYTFHLRDGIKWSNGDPVKASDFEYAWKRLLDPKTGSSASFLAYMIEGGEAFNSGKGKKEDVKVTAVNDKTLEVQLAYPQKSFLNMTANPAFFPVNEKVAGKDPNWAKDAKTFVGNGPFKLTEWKHDESFTMEKSETYWDKKMVKLDQVKWLMISDRNTDYQMYQSGDLDTAFVPAEQSENLLKNKDVQIEDQAGLFFYRLNVNMEPFQNKNIRKAFQMAINPQDIVDYVTKNEEKPARAFVSPGILDSKGEDFREARGDLVKNDKSEAAKLLEKGLKEENYSKLPPVTLTYSTKPENKKKAEAIQQQLKEALGVDVKLANMEANVFAEDQKALKFQFSQSSFLADYADPINFLESFQTGNAMNRTGWSNDTYDQLIKKASQEANEQKRNSILHDAEALLIEEAPIIPIHFYNQVHLQKEGVKGIVRHPVGYIDLKWAQVDGE
- a CDS encoding PadR family transcriptional regulator; the encoded protein is MTTSTQMLKGILEGCLLSIISEGDIYGYEMTKKLAHYGFDQISEGSIYPILLRMQKEQLVSTVTKASASGPKRKYYTLTQAGEHALTDFIARWNELSGNVERLLHKRK
- a CDS encoding mandelate racemase/muconate lactonizing enzyme family protein, producing the protein MKIVDVRTCRTSVPLKKPFKTALRTVYDAASLIVIITYDQGDISYGEAVPTSVITGETLESIDYAICEVIRPILLGASLSQYEQIFSAIDRVLACNTSAKAAIDMAIYDGLAKQAGLPLYQYLGGYRDQLETDYTVSVNRPLEMAEDAKQYVAEGFHTLKIKVGKDDIDTDIQRIKRIREKVGPDIQIRLDANQGWTWKEAIVAIRKMEALNIELVEQPVPKEDIEGLRRVTEATDTLIMADESIFGFHDAIKVLETRSCDLMNLKLMKSGGIKEALKINGLAEAYGVKCMVGSMIESKIGITAAAHLAASQPNITRYDFDAPLMLKEDLIDGGIVYKGKNIFFPPHHGLGIQGVKGVS
- a CDS encoding small multi-drug export protein; this encodes MDIVWGYILVFVLAALPFFEVVGVVPLAILSGLHPVTSAVIGFIGNFLTVFLLIVFVDRFKAWRLKRKEDKSDEKGEKKQLRARKIWERYGLPGLALVGPFIIGSHLAAFMCMSFGTKRKQVAVWMTVSLMMWTALAASLTGAGFQYFAPESNGLFGDIFSK
- a CDS encoding GNAT family N-acetyltransferase, whose protein sequence is MKNQTRTVLETERLSLRTMNEHDAPFLYEKLFQDEEVMKYYPSLKDEKQTKEWIAWNQKNDRMYHTSLWVIEDKETKEPLGQSGIVLQNIEGQTELEIGYMLKRAAWGKGYAVEAARGCLTYGFEEMKVRRMVSLIRPENEASVKIALKMGMKKEKTISKWDQIIDVYSITRDGEIGSLEQ
- a CDS encoding HAAS domain-containing protein, producing MVTKETRHILLELKLYLISKGKNEDEIDEVMDELTTHAVEAEKDGKSGEDIFGGDPRGFADELAKELSRHHKDWVPFVSAFLIGSLFYMILADAVSQSLSYSWYALIGYPLILVANVIITIVMFRASAFQTSRRAFFYFWILGIFQLTAMITVKLLDQKLGTPLLVLTSSQRWGVILLMLLCIVVFNAILKANVVSLIPIIFFGPQLIFEWIGWTSPSVLLLTSLLSVVILILLTLVVLRRTNKKNENTM
- a CDS encoding C40 family peptidase; amino-acid sequence: MIYESKVPVANVWTAPQSPREIDRKILQGSVKIKEWINQQTYEEKLALCEENLIQSQVLLGERVIGLKETDGWMKVVIPQQASRKHPQGYPGYIPIQQLKQVTEEGAPATTHVVGQKKAVLYQKGKADMEVSFLTELAAVEEASDHFHVLTPVGRREIKKEDVRPVSLPFTMTGKDALDIGKQFIGLSYLWGGMSSFGYDCSGFAYSMYKACGYLLPRDASEQAVQGTPVTSSHLEPGDLMFFANENGKGAVRHVGIYAGDGLMLHSPKTGRQIELLSLSGTSYEREWAGARRYLPSERGKV